CTTTGTCAGTCCATATGTATGTCAACTTTGTCAGTCGTCCATCTGTATGTCAACTTTGTCAGTGGTCCATATGTAGATCGACTTTGTCAGTCGTCTATATGTATGTCAACTTTGTCAGTCGTCCATATGTAGGTTGACTTTGTCAGTGATCCATGTGTATGTCGACTTTGTCAGTCGTCCATATGTATGTCAACTTTGTCAGTCGTCCATCTGTATGTCAACTTTGTCAGTGGTCCATATGTAGATCGACTTTGTCAGTCGTCTATATGTATGTCAACTTTGTCAGTCGTCCATATGTAGGTCCACTTTAGAGGAAACTCTCTTACAGCCTGTTGTAGAGTAACGGTCACCTTTCTCCCCTGGTTGGTTAAATGGAAGCTCCCCCAGAATCTTCTCTGTAGTCTCCTTGTTAGGAACCATATTCTTCAGGTATAAATCACGGATGATGCAGCTTTTTACATGTGTCTCTGTGAGAGGCAGGAACGGCACTGTGTGTGTGATAAGTCCCTCCTCAAGGAGAGAAGCATACCAGCTCCCTTCTGTATCACTGGTAAGTGTAGGGATAAACTCCTCTTGTGTAAGATTTTCTCTTTCACGACCATTTTCTAGCTGAGAGAACAGATAATTGTTGATGTCCGACCCTCTGCTGTTACTGAGTAGAATAAACAAGGTCCAGACTCTTGTAGTTAAATTGGAATTCTTGATTTCTGTCAAAGCAGTTTGAAGTCCTTGGATCACGCTGTCTGACGCTTTGTCCATctcatcaaaaataaatacattcatGTTACAGAGTGAAATATTAGCCTTTATCCACTGTGGGATCAGCGCCTGGTATTCCTGGTCCTGAGACCTATGTGGGAAGTGAAGGGGAACAAGGAATGTGTTAACTTTGACTGGTCGAAACATCTGTTTTAGTATTTTTGCAATATGATTTTTGCCTATACCAGACCAGCCATGGAAAGAGACAACAGTCTGGGAGTTATTTAAGGACTTACGGAAATGTACAGACAGGTTCTTTGCCAGTGACATTACTAAATCTGAGGCTATATGCTGACCAAACACATTCTTCTTGAGATGATCCTTTAGTTTTGGAATATCAACAGTTACCTTACACTGCCCTGGTCTAGCACTATTTATAATATGGATAATGATAAACAACACTACCAGAAATGCCATGAAAGCCAGTTTCTGTTTGATACTTATATATGGTTCTGAACGTTTCCTTTCAATTTTTCTGCGACTGTTTTTACGTCTAATGTATGGATCATCTTCCTCCTCTTCCTCTTTGTCCGAGGATTTATGTTTATGATGTCTCTGTGTAATTTTTGATGGTCGTTCATAACGATCACTCAAACTTCTGATTGGTGTTGAATGGTTGTGGATTTGTTCACTCAGAGGAGGTGGCAGTTCTACAGAACTGGGTTGATAGTGTTGAGGTGTAATTGAGGAATATCTCTTAGAGTAATCTACCCTTGAGTTAGACTGCAGGGCGGACATAGACAAACGTTTGG
The window above is part of the Pecten maximus chromosome 2, xPecMax1.1, whole genome shotgun sequence genome. Proteins encoded here:
- the LOC117321458 gene encoding torsin-1B-like yields the protein MDEEEPMDISGESFSLGSPSRLQRNSASRIIPRRQSFPIKQQSRSEDRQFLTSRTPKRLSMSALQSNSRVDYSKRYSSITPQHYQPSSVELPPPLSEQIHNHSTPIRSLSDRYERPSKITQRHHKHKSSDKEEEEEDDPYIRRKNSRRKIERKRSEPYISIKQKLAFMAFLVVLFIIIHIINSARPGQCKVTVDIPKLKDHLKKNVFGQHIASDLVMSLAKNLSVHFRKSLNNSQTVVSFHGWSGIGKNHIAKILKQMFRPVKVNTFLVPLHFPHRSQDQEYQALIPQWIKANISLCNMNVFIFDEMDKASDSVIQGLQTALTEIKNSNLTTRVWTLFILLSNSRGSDINNYLFSQLENGRERENLTQEEFIPTLTSDTEGSWYASLLEEGLITHTVPFLPLTETHVKSCIIRDLYLKNMVPNKETTEKILGELPFNQPGEKGDRYSTTGCKRVSSKVDLHMDD